A DNA window from Coffea arabica cultivar ET-39 chromosome 6c, Coffea Arabica ET-39 HiFi, whole genome shotgun sequence contains the following coding sequences:
- the LOC113694302 gene encoding cysteine-rich repeat secretory protein 55-like, protein MMALFRLVLLLFLSSCTAVLADVLFDSGVVSVYSCSENSTIATPQMSANIDSLVAQLTSSTSQNRFSVATYGKGTDQVYGLGQCRRDVNIKDCARCLRNATLSIRTFCANRADVWMWYNDTCTLRFHDSKFFGTVDPSSFTNYYLGDHPQHPSAFKKQLDALISKVSSEAIVPANEAVGKGRSFSVASNATIYALAQCTRDLSQHSCNECLNIVTGNLLKFCNNEKTVGCRVASTACYVHYETYQFYYPLDS, encoded by the coding sequence ATGATGGCTTTGTTTCGCCTTGTTCTCTTGCTATTCCTCAGCAGCTGCACTGCAGTACTTGCAGATGTTCTCTTTGATAGTGGGGTTGTTAGCGTTTATAGTTGCAGTGAAAATTCAACAATAGCAACCCCTCAAATGTCAGCCAACATCGATAGCTTGGTGGCACAACTAACATCAAGCACTTCTCAGAATCGTTTCAGTGTTGCCACTTATGGCAAAGGTACAGACCAAGTCTACGGCTTGGGACAATGCAGAAGAGACGTGAATATTAAGGATTGCGCGAGATGCCTTCGTAATGCAACACTATCCATTCGCACATTTTGTGCAAACCGGGCTGATGTCTGGATGTGGTATAATGATACCTGCACTCTAAGGTTTCACGACAGCAAATTCTTTGGAACAGTTGATCCATCTAGCTTTACCAACTACTACCTAGGTGATCATCCGCAACATCCCTCTGCTTTCAAGAAACAGCTAGATGCTCTTATAAGTAAGGTCAGCTCGGAGGCTATTGTGCCTGCAAATGAAGCGGTTGGCAAGGGAAGGAGTTTCAGTGTCGCATCTAATGCTACTATTTATGCCTTGGCCCAGTGCACCAGGGATTTATCCCAGCATTCTTGCAATGAGTGCCTGAACATAGTCACTGGCAACTTACTCAAATTCTGCAACAACGAGAAAACTGTAGGATGTCGAGTTGCATCTACCGCCTGCTATGTTCATTATGAAACATATCAGTTTTACTATCCTCTTGATTCGTGA